Proteins co-encoded in one Xanthomonas campestris pv. badrii genomic window:
- a CDS encoding manganese efflux pump MntP family protein, with translation MSPYSIVLIGFAMSTDAFAAAIGKGAAMRKPQWRDALRAGVIFGCIEAITPVIGWLLGRAASSHLQSFDHWIAFGLLSVLGMHMIVAGLRTDPDPADEQDATPKKNGLLALAATGFATSIDAMAVGVSLAFLDVHIGAVAVVVGLCTFSMVTAGIMLGRAVGALIGKRAEILGGLILVIVGSVILYQHLSGAA, from the coding sequence ATGTCTCCGTATTCGATTGTGTTGATCGGTTTTGCCATGTCCACCGACGCGTTTGCCGCGGCGATCGGCAAGGGCGCAGCCATGCGCAAGCCGCAGTGGCGCGATGCGCTGCGGGCCGGCGTGATCTTTGGCTGCATCGAAGCGATCACCCCGGTGATCGGCTGGTTGCTGGGCCGTGCGGCCTCCAGCCACCTGCAGTCCTTCGATCACTGGATTGCCTTCGGCCTGCTGAGCGTGCTGGGTATGCACATGATCGTCGCCGGCCTGCGCACCGATCCCGATCCAGCCGACGAGCAGGACGCCACTCCGAAGAAAAACGGCCTGCTGGCCCTGGCCGCCACCGGATTTGCCACCAGCATCGACGCGATGGCGGTGGGCGTGAGCCTGGCGTTCCTGGATGTGCATATCGGCGCGGTCGCGGTGGTGGTGGGCCTGTGCACCTTCAGCATGGTCACCGCCGGCATCATGCTGGGTCGTGCGGTTGGCGCGCTGATCGGCAAACGCGCCGAAATCCTCGGCGGCCTGATCCTGGTGATCGTCGGCAGCGTGATCCTCTACCAACACCTGAGCGGCGCCGCGTAA
- a CDS encoding IclR family transcriptional regulator: protein MSTEPAKYRAPALDKGLDILELLARDARPMSMGAISQGVGRSRGEIFRMLQVLEERGYLMRDADGDYVLTNRLFMLGMQQPQVQNVTEAALPVMRRLADTICQPCHLVAPSGDQIVVIAQMDVPSDLGLVVRPGHRRPLAHSTSGLVLFAFQQPDVQARWLEALDASEVPYDRTQFLKDALQTRNDGYAMHASEAVVGVVDLTAPILQHGSATYTLTVPFIERRPELVNPQAALQALCAATAEISDALMYHPPRALG, encoded by the coding sequence ATGAGCACCGAACCCGCCAAGTACCGCGCGCCGGCCCTGGACAAGGGGCTGGACATCCTGGAGCTGCTGGCCCGCGACGCGCGGCCGATGAGCATGGGCGCGATTTCGCAAGGCGTGGGGCGCTCGCGCGGGGAGATCTTCCGCATGCTGCAGGTGCTGGAAGAACGCGGCTACCTGATGCGCGATGCCGATGGCGACTACGTGCTGACCAACCGGCTGTTCATGCTCGGCATGCAGCAACCGCAGGTGCAAAACGTCACCGAAGCCGCGTTGCCGGTGATGCGCCGACTGGCCGATACGATCTGCCAGCCCTGCCACCTGGTGGCGCCTTCGGGCGACCAGATCGTGGTGATCGCGCAGATGGACGTGCCCAGCGACCTGGGCCTGGTAGTGCGCCCCGGCCACCGCCGCCCGCTGGCCCATTCCACCTCCGGGCTGGTGCTGTTCGCCTTCCAGCAACCCGACGTGCAGGCGCGCTGGCTGGAGGCGCTGGATGCCAGCGAGGTGCCCTACGACCGCACGCAGTTCCTGAAGGACGCGCTGCAGACCCGCAACGATGGCTATGCGATGCATGCCAGCGAGGCGGTGGTGGGCGTGGTCGACCTCACCGCCCCGATCCTGCAACACGGCAGCGCCACGTACACGCTCACAGTGCCCTTCATCGAACGTCGCCCAGAACTGGTGAATCCGCAAGCGGCCTTGCAAGCCCTGTGCGCCGCCACCGCCGAAATCTCCGATGCCTTGATGTACCACCCGCCGCGCGCGTTGGGATAA